From Bacteroidia bacterium:
AATTAAACCGCTTGAAATAATTTCCTCTCGTGAAATATCTTCGTCATGACCTTCGCTGGCTTTTGTAGTAGGAGTAATTATTGGTTGTGGAAAACGTTCATGTTCTTTCATTCCATCTGGTATTGTAACACCACAAATCTCGCGTTTTCCAGACTTGTATGTACGCCAACTGCTTCCGGTAAGGTATCCACGAACAATCATTTCTACAGGATAGGTTTCACACATAACGCCAACAGTTACATTTGGATCTGGTAAAGCAATCTTCCAATTTGGAACAATATCCGAAGTTGCATCAAGAAATTTTGCAGCTATCTGATTCAATACTTGTCCCTTATAAGGAATTCCTTTTGGTAGAACAACATCAAATGCAGAAATTCTATCAGAGACAACCATAACCAATAATTCATCGTTTATGTTATAAACATCTCTTACTTTACCAACATAGTGGCTTTTCTGTTTTGGAAACTGGTAGTTTGTTCCTTTTAGTGTATCCATATTTATTTATTTTTGTTTGTCTTCAAATGCTTTAACAATAGACTTAACAAGTTTATGACGAACAATATCACGTTCATCAAAAACAATTGAAGAAATTCCTTCAATATTTTTTAAAATATCTATTGCATAAAATAATCCCGATTCGTTTCTTCTGGGTAAATCAACCTGAGTAAGGTCGCCGGTTACAATAAATTTAGCACTCCGCCCCATTCTGGTTAAAA
This genomic window contains:
- a CDS encoding phosphoribosylaminoimidazolesuccinocarboxamide synthase, translated to MDTLKGTNYQFPKQKSHYVGKVRDVYNINDELLVMVVSDRISAFDVVLPKGIPYKGQVLNQIAAKFLDATSDIVPNWKIALPDPNVTVGVMCETYPVEMIVRGYLTGSSWRTYKSGKREICGVTIPDGMKEHERFPQPIITPTTKASEGHDEDISREEIISSGLIPEEEYKMLEKYAMELFLRGTEIAKKQGLILVDTKYEFGKKAGKIYLIDEIHTPDSSRYFYSEGYEERQAKGEQQKQLSKEFVREWLMDNGFQGHEGQKVPEMTDDFVKQVSDRYIELYEKITGEKFVKAELSSLNQRIENNVINYLK